Below is a genomic region from Ailuropoda melanoleuca isolate Jingjing chromosome 8, ASM200744v2, whole genome shotgun sequence.
TTTATCCATCCCCGAAGTATGGCCAAAGTCAAGGCCCATGGATACAGGGAAGGGAATCATCAGTGACTCGAGCCCCTGGAAACCGTCCAGTGGCCTGGTCCAGGCTGCCTTGTGGAACTTACCTCCTGTCTCAAGACTCTGATGCACATGCACCCAGCCTGGGAAAGTGCTGCTCCACATGGGTGACATGTTCCGATTCATCTTCTAGAGAAAGCCTTTACCACAAAGAATGTCTACCTTTCATCTAACCAGGTTTTCTCTTGGTATCACATATACTGGGATTGTACACACTTTCTACAAAGGCCAGACAGTAATACTCCAGGCTTTGAGGGCCACAGCGCTATGCAACCACCCAACTCTGCCACTGCCGCATGAAAGCGGACCACAGACAATGAGCAAATGCGCGTGGCGTATTGAcaacaggcagcaggccagatCTGGCCCGTGGGTTGTAGTTGCAAACTCCTcatgtaaattattttcagttttgttctgtGGAAAAGAAAGAGCATAGGGTCTTTCCTTTGATGACTTTAAGACAATTCCTCCCAGCCTCCTTTTGCTTCTCATCTTTTTGAAGttcttacttttaattaattgttCTTTTACCTTCACCCTTTCAAGTTCTCCTATATCGTGTTGGCTCAAATCATTCCAAGGATTGTCCACAACAAAATTACCAAGACTGTGTTTATGTGGACTAATATCAGTTCAATTATGGAGAGAAAGTCAAAGACTGAGACGGTGATGATTCTAAAGTTCGAAAGACAGACATtatggggaggggacagaaacGTTGGAGAGGGACTGCCCATCCCCGTTACCTGCTCAGGAGACTGTCCCATGGAAGCGTCGTGACTGTATgctgttcatttttctctaagatgCAGTCACACAGGATGGGATCCAATTTCACGAGactaaagggaaagaagaggcaaTGAAGGAATTCCAGCCCCACCCCTTTTGACCCAAGGGCCAGCTCAGGAGTCATCTCTTCTATGTCCTTTGTAGTCATTTAGGACCATGAGAACCAATTCAGGGACCGGAGTGCATGAAGTGATGTACCCTGTGGATGCGAGGAACAGTATGTTTTCCTAAGGACAAGAGAGCAGCCggtggtggaggggagagtgggaTAAATCCACAGACCAGGATTCTTGGCCCAGTTCTGCTAACGAACCATGATTAGACTGCAGTTCCCAACTTTTTGATCCTGGGGATGtcttttgaaagtaaaaaagaaaaacagaatgctcTTCATTTAAGAGTTTACCTTTTGAACCAATGTCCTGAGAAAATAGAGGATACCAAAAAGCCACAATGACGTCAGTAAAATTTTTCTGAGCTCTGCTTTATTCTTCACAAGGGCATCTGCACTTGAAAACCACTCGTGGACGTCTATGAGCTACCACGCACTCAGGCTACAGCCAGTGTTGATGCCACATATGGATCTGAGCACCCTGGACAAGTCTGGGTGTCCACAGCCCGTGGTTTAGAAACCACTGGTCTTGATTCTTTCTAAAAGGCTGTGATCTATGTGCCTCTCTGTCCCACATGTCCTCCACGGGTGTGTCCAAGTCTGTGCTGTCGGGCACTGATTTTCAGCAGGGCTCCCCAGATACTCACTTTCTGTTGTCCACATTGACCAAGTCATTCTTCTTGGCATAGCTGACGATGATTGTCCGGACCTCACCGCCCTCAAGAGCGCTCCCCTTCCTAGGTGGGAAGTgacggggcgggggagggggttagTTCATGCTGTGCCAGGAGACAAACTGCAGATACCAAGACTCACTCTCTGCTTGGTACGCTGCTTTCCTTGGCTTTTTGAGTTCTATGTTCTTCCCTTTCCTGACTGAGGTGAGCGGGACCTCATGAAGAATAATTacagggagaaaagggagacacCTACGCTCGTTCATTTAGTCAGAGACACTTTCCAGGGGAAAGAAGCTTGAAGATGGGTGTAGGAGAAAGGGAGCACAGGGGCGCAGCAGGCTCTGCCAGTCACAGAGGAGCGCTACCCAGCTTGAGAGGAACTACAGGCCGGAACACCAAGCAGGCAGAGGAGGGCTGCTCTCCAAAAACTCACTTGTGGCCAGACTCCTGGAAGAGCAGAGTCATGCTGGCTGGGACACAGTAGAGGGGTTTTATATCTGGAGGGTGATAGGGCTGTTCCCTGCTACCCTCCTGGATAGTCTGGGAGGTCGGGGAGGGCTCGGGTATGACGAAAGATGTGATCCTAAAacccagcagaaggaaagaaaaaacacatttgataCTAGCATCTGGGCAGTTCCCGGTCTGGggcccaggcgccccgggactgGCTGGGCTGTGGTAGGCAGGCCCCTTGACTCACCTCGGGTGCTTCCAGTCCACAGCCACAATGCTCTCCACCCCTCTGCTCAGCTCCTCCACCTGTATAATCTGCTCCTGCTGCATTTGCTGCAGGAACTTAGAGAGCTAAGGGAGAGAGGGCCAGGGGTAGGGACTCCACCGATTCCACGCCCATCCTGAGCACCTGATGTGCCACACACCGAGCAGGGCCGGTCCTGGGGACGGACGCGtgacagtccctgccctcatcaAACCAGGACCTGAGAGACCCCCCACCCTGCGGCTCAGGGAGTGAGAAGCTGCGACAGGCTAACTGGGGAAATCTTTCAGAACTCTGGTCAGATATAAAggagtggaagggagagaagagagtgggTGCTTGCCCAACTGCCTCGTCCCGGGAGCGTTTTcgtccccctccccctacccctcaTACTTGGAATCAAAAAGCTTAATTCTAGCCCTACAGATGGGGCTTCCCCAGCGTCCATCCAGCTCATGGCACGTGTGCCCCTACACAACTCTCTCTGTGTGCATACGCAGAGAAAGTACCTGCTTACCTTTTTGTAGCTTGATTTCTTTATGTCCAGGTGTTGTCCTGCAGGGCTGGTGGCAGATGGAAAAAGCAAGTTCAGCTAACAAAGCAGTAGTGGTGGGACCTGCCTGCCTCTGAGAGGAGGGCATTTTTCCTCAGCCTTCCTCCTCCATGTTCAGAGAGAAGCTGCTATTCCAGAACCCTCTACCCAGTGCTGGCATCAGAGAGGGATACTGACTTTGGGACACTCTCGAGCATCGCTGTCCAACAGCCCTTTCTGTAAATATGGAATGTTCTCTATCTGtcatccaatatggtagccattagccacatgtggctattaagtACTTGACACACAGCTCTTGTGACTGAGGAactaaattctaaattttatttaattttaattaaatttaaatagccacatgtggctagtggctactgtaccGGATATAGCTTTAGAGTCCTCtcaaactggaccaccttctgtGGCCTCCAAAGTTTCACCTCAAGGTGAACCTTTCCAACACCACGCTCACTGAGGCAGCTGGGCCGAGGGCAGGACTGGCAAACTACATCCCCTAGGCCATATCTGGTCACAGCCGTTCATCCACCGTCTGCTGACATGGTAGGGCTGAGGAGCTGCGATAGAGACTGCATGGTCTGCAAAGCCTATGAGATGTACTGTCTGCTCTGCAGAGGGAGAGTTCGTGAACGCCTGCCCTACAGCTGTTAGGTTTTGGGGTTAGGTTCCTGTGAAAGCCGGAATCGTCCCTCTTCTCAGAACTTTTGTCTTCTCTCAAATTGTGACAAGCAATAGCAGTGGGATTCATAGACAGTCCTTCAAGAATCTGCCCAAGGCTAAGAACCTCTATCCTAGAGAAGATTCTAGGATCTCTTTCCCAGTTACTTATAACCCACCAAGGTCGGGACAAATTACCAAGCATCCTGCCACATGCTCCAGACCCCAGACTGTACAAGATGCCTTAAAGGCGCCCACAGATAAACAGGAAGAGAATTACATCAAAACCACTtttgaaaaaacagaacaaaattctcaaaaagagaaaagttgaGTTGCGGCGTACAAATCAAGGAGCAAATCTTCTGACAGAATTTTTCCTGGGTGCTTATTAAACGTGAGGCTAGTGAATCTTGACAATAATCCTACAAGTGCTGGAAGTTCGGGTTCAGAGAAGCCCAGTAACAAGTTCAAATTCACCTTGCTCCAAAACCCTGGGGAACTGGCATTTGCGTCCAGATGGCTGTTTCCAAAGCCCAGGTTCTATCTGCATGTAATACTGTCTCTCCTGGTGGCCTGTGCTTGGCGTAGGGGGTTCACACTGCCTCTTCCTCCTGATACAATATAATGTGGCCCACCTACTTTGCAGCGAAAGTGTGAGGGGGTTGAACGTTCCAGAAGAAGGCTCTGACAAAGAGGCTGCCACGGACGCTCCCTGGACAGGCTGTGCTGCCCGATTCATGAGCCAGCCCAGAATCACCACAGCAGAGGCAGTGCTCAGAGAATCTTGGGAATTTTAACCTTCATTTCTTCAACAACCTTTTGCTGGCTAAAATTTACGTTTTTAAAACTCAGGACCTGATTCATTTGCCAGATCAACCCTCCACTCCACTCTTTCCGCAGCATGTCCCTCAACCAATTCCTCCATCACACACCTGTCCTGACACACCACCAAGGTACCAGAGAAAGCCCGTGGCCCACACCCTGTCTTCCGTACCAGCAGGAGAACATGTGGCTGCCAAGGAACGTGCTGGTGAGTAAAGGGAGGTCAGCTTTTTTGACTTGGCACTTTAAAGCGTGCAAGAAGCATTGCTGTAAAAGTTCATCCATTTGTTCTGCAAGGAAAAGACAAGAAGCATATTTTTCTGAAGGATACAGAATGCCAGGTGCAGCACAAGTAAGCTCCCCGCCCAGCTCCACCCCTGCCTCACCCCCTTCGCCCTGGAAGGAACCCATTCCTGGGTCCCAAAGCTCCCAGACTCTCTTGAGCACTGAGCCTTTAGAGGGGGCTGACCCCAGAGAAGAGGTCCAGCCACCTAGGCCCACCCAGCCACCAAGGCCAACCCGGCCAGGAGCAAATTCTTCTCCGACAGAGCAGTCAGAGCCAGAAGAAACCACAGAGGCCTCTGTCGCTGGAAGCAGTCCAAATGCCAGGACAGACTGGCATCCAGGGACATAGGACGTGTGTGGCAAAAACTCCCTGGTGAGATGTCAAAGGGCTGTTGTGCCACCCTCACCAAAAATAAGGACTTTCCCATTGTCCTCGAGCTTCGGCACCACTCTAGTCAGAAGCAGAGTAGAGCATGTTTCCTAAATCGAGAGGAGATGGGTCCTTCTACTCCCAGAGCTATACCTTGAAGGGTCCTGCTGTCTGTGGGGTCTGGGTTCAGGCCCCTGACACTGGGGTCTTCGGAGGCTTCCGGCAGGGACTTTTCTCCACACATCTGCTGCTGGACCTCCCCATTCTCCTGGTTCTCTCCTGCCAGGGTCAGGTGCCTCAAGTCTCCCTGCAGGGCAGGGGCCGCCTCGACAGACCCCTTCTCTTCACTGAGATCGAGGGGATCCAGGGCCAGTGGAGCCATGGAAGGTGGAGAAGACTTGTCTCCAGATTGCCTGGAAAAATCGCATGTCAGAAACACCAGGCAGCTGCCACAACATCCTCCAATCCTGGTCAGGGTCAGCTGGGAGTCCGGCAAGAGTGAGAGCCACAGGCAGGGGTGTCCAGGAGAGGGCAGAGAGCCCGGGCTCTTATCTAAACCCCATTTCCAATTCTGGGCCCAGAAAAATTCTAtgcctcggcttcctcatctCCGAAATGGGGAGAGTAATTCTTGCCTCCTCCCTACCCCATCCTAAAAGAATAATAGTATCACTCAGCCACATCTGGGgacaaagaaagatgaaagaaaaagcagcTAAAGAGAAGCCCCCAAAAGGATCCCCTtcacatgaattaaaaataaaaccattttgaattaaataacaaaagtaaGATGGCAAACACATCTGTAGGACCAGTTTGGGGAAGGCCAAGCCCGAGGCTCAGAGTACGTGACAAAGTACAAACATCTGGGCTGCTTGGGGACGCAAGTCAGTCGCTTCTGTGTTCTATCAGGGGGCAGTCTAAGCTGCAGAGCAGTGACGACGTGCTTTCATGCCACTAAGCCTTAGgaagccaggggaaaaaaaagcacagcCGCATACGGGGCACACGGCGCGAGATGATGGAAATCAAACCGAGTTTTCACTAAGAGCTGCAGCAAGTCTTAGCAGTATCGTGAACAGTGAGGCTACACTATGTGTTTAGGTGATTCTGATGAGATAAgtgcagaaatatttttaaaaggtggg
It encodes:
- the EIF2D gene encoding eukaryotic translation initiation factor 2D isoform X2, giving the protein MFAKTFRVKSNTAIKGSDRAPVAIGVAAMSTAEMLTSGLKGRGFSVLHTYRDHLWQSGDKSSPPSMAPLALDPLDLSEEKGSVEAAPALQGDLRHLTLAGENQENGEVQQQMCGEKSLPEASEDPSVRGLNPDPTDSRTLQEQMDELLQQCFLHALKCQVKKADLPLLTSTFLGSHMFSCCPAGQHLDIKKSSYKKLSKFLQQMQQEQIIQVEELSRGVESIVAVDWKHPRITSFVIPEPSPTSQTIQEGSREQPYHPPDIKPLYCVPASMTLLFQESGHKKGSALEGGEVRTIIVSYAKKNDLVNVDNRNLVKLDPILCDCILEKNEQHTVTTLPWDSLLSRCLERMQPAYQVTFPGQEPIVKKGKICPIDITLAQRASNKKVTVVRNLETYGLDPCSVAAILQQRCQASTTVTPAPGSKDSLQVQIQGNQVHHLSQLLLEDYQLPRKYIQGLEKAPKPSRKK
- the EIF2D gene encoding eukaryotic translation initiation factor 2D isoform X1, with protein sequence MFAKTFRVKSNTAIKGSDRAPVAIGVAAMSTAEMLTSGLKGRGFSVLHTYRDHLWQSGDKSSPPSMAPLALDPLDLSEEKGSVEAAPALQGDLRHLTLAGENQENGEVQQQMCGEKSLPEASEDPSVRGLNPDPTDSRTLQEQMDELLQQCFLHALKCQVKKADLPLLTSTFLGSHMFSCCPAGQHLDIKKSSYKKLSKFLQQMQQEQIIQVEELSRGVESIVAVDWKHPRITSFVIPEPSPTSQTIQEGSREQPYHPPDIKPLYCVPASMTLLFQESGHKKGSALEGGEVRTIIVSYAKKNDLVNVDNRNLVKLDPILCDCILEKNEQHTVTTLPWDSLLSRCLERMQPAYQVTFPGQEPIVKKGKICPIDITLAQRASNKKVTVVRNLETYGLDPCSVAAILQQRCQASTTVTPAPGSKDSLQVQIQGNQVHHLSQLLLGSVLSPPSCRRHFLPGFPFDKASVVHPSRAGYFAGRFAGTVSPPHSHAAELFVFCS
- the EIF2D gene encoding eukaryotic translation initiation factor 2D isoform X3, with the translated sequence MFAKTFRVKSNTAIKGSDRAPVAIGVAAMSTAEMLTSGLKGRGFSVLHTYRDHLWQSGDKSSPPSMAPLALDPLDLSEEKGSVEAAPALQGDLRHLTLAGENQENGEVQQQMCGEKSLPEASEDPSVRGLNPDPTDSRTLQEQMDELLQQCFLHALKCQVKKADLPLLTSTFLGSHMFSCCPAGQHLDIKKSSYKKLSKFLQQMQQEQIIQVEELSRGVESIVAVDWKHPRKGSALEGGEVRTIIVSYAKKNDLVNVDNRNLVKLDPILCDCILEKNEQHTVTTLPWDSLLSRCLERMQPAYQVTFPGQEPIVKKGKICPIDITLAQRASNKKVTVVRNLETYGLDPCSVAAILQQRCQASTTVTPAPGSKDSLQVQIQGNQVHHLSQLLLGSVLSPPSCRRHFLPGFPFDKASVVHPSRAGYFAGRFAGTVSPPHSHAAELFVFCS